Part of the Magnetococcales bacterium genome is shown below.
GATCGGACCCTGTTCATCGAGGAGTGGGCCGTGCTGTTATTGAAATTCGGAGAGGGATCATGACGGTTTTCGATGTGGCGGTTTGGAAGAATGGCAAGGTGCGCATGCTGGATCAGCGGCGTTTGCCAAGCGATGAGATCTACCATGATTACGGTTCCGCGGCGGAGGTGGCGGAGGCTATCCGGGATATGGTGGTGCGGGGGGCGCCGGCCATCGGTTGCGCGGCGGCTTTCGGGGTGGCGGTGGAGGCGTTTCGGCTGGCGCGGGAGGGCATTCCCGACTCCTGGTCTCAGGCCATGGATCCCGCCATGCGGCAGTTGCGGGCGGCCCGGCCCACGGCGGTGAATCTGGCCTGGGCTTTGGATCGGTTGCAACCGTTGCTGGCCGGGGAGCCTGAAGGTGTGCCGGAGCGGTTGCTGGCGGAAGCCGAGGCGATCCATCGGGAGGATATCGCGTCGTGTCGGGCCATGGGTGCGGCGGGTGCGGCCATTCTGCCCATCCCGGCTGGCGGGAGACCCCTGGCCATCATGACCCATTGCAACGCCGGCGCTCTGGCCACGGCGGGATACGGGACCGCCCTGGGGGTGATCCGCGCCGCCCGGGATCGCTTCGGATCGGTGATGGTGTATGCCACCGAAACCCGGCCCTATCTGCAAGGGGCCCGTCTGACCGCCTGGGAGTTGCTCCACGATGGTTTCGACGTGACCTTGATGACCGATTCCATGGCGGGTCACGCCATGAGTCGCGGATTGGTGGATGTGGTGGTGGTGGGAGCGGATCGGGTGGCGGCCAATGGCGATGTGGCCAACAAGATCGGTACCTATGCCCATGCGGTGCTGGCCAAACGGCACGGCATTCCGTTTCTGGTGGCCTGTCCCCTGTCCACCATCGACCTGAACACCCCCACAGGCGCGCATATCCCCATCGAGGAGCGTTCCGAAGAAGAGGTGACCCATTTTTCGGGACAGCGGGTGGCCCCCAATGGGGTGCGGGTGTTCAATCCCGCCTTCGATGTGACTCCCGCCGAGCTGATTGCGGCGCTGATCACGGAAAAAGGTGTGGTCCGCGCCCCGGATGTCGCGGGGATCCGGGGACTGTTCGGCTCTTGAAACGTCGGTGGGAACCGGATAAAATTCAAGACAGGATTTGGACCGCTTTTTGCTGTCTTGATTTAAGTATCGTGAACGCCCGGATTTTCGGACCCCTTGGCTGCGGCCCGACTCCGACAAGCCAATGACCTGACAGGGAACCAAGTGTATGGATTTCGCAACGATCATCGGATTTGCCTTTGGACTGGCCCTGATGTTCGGGGCCATCCTGATGGGTGGTCAGCTCGGCATGTTCGTGGATATCCCCAGCATCCTGATCGTCTTTGGTGGGACCATGGCCACTTTGTTCATCCGTCACCGGATGAGTGAAGTGTTTGGCGCTTTTGGTATCCTGATGAAGGCTTTTCTTGTCAAGTCTCACGATATCAATCAGATCATCAGCCAGATCGTGGAGATGTCCCACATTGCCCGCAAGGATGGCATCCTGGCTTTGGAAAAAATCAAATCCCCGGACGAGTTCTTGCAAAAGGCCATCAACCATTGCGTGGACGGGGCGGATCCGGCCTTTCTGGAAAAGGTGCTGGCCAAGGAGTTGAGCTATCAACGGGACCGTCATCGCAATGGGGTGGGGATCTTTGAAGGCATCGCCGAGGCGGCTCCGGCTTTCGGTCTGCTGGGCACGTTGATCGGTCTGGTGCAGATGCTGGTGCATATGGATGATCCCACCACCATCGGGCCGGGTCTGGCCATGGCGTTGATCAGCACCTTTTACGGCATTTTCATCGCCAATCTGGTGGCCCTGCCTATCTCCTACAAGTTGACCGCCTACAGCAAGGAGGAACAGATGGTCCGTCAGGTGATCATCGATGGCATGATCGGCATCCAGAAGGGGGTCAATCCCCGCATGCTGCTGGAGTCCCTGATTGCGGTGCTTCCGCCCACGGCACGGGATCTCAAATGACCACCCACGCCCCGACTCGGGCCTGAATGGGGTGAAAACAAGGTATCCGCATGGATGAACTGGATGACAAGCCGGCGTTTCCCCCTTCCGGGTCGCCTGGATGGTTGATGCCCCTTGTCAGCATGATGGCCATGCTGCTGGCGGTGTGCATTCTGCTGCTTTCCATCTCCCGTCCGGATCGTCTTCGTCTGGCCGAGGCCACCTCTTCGATTCGCTCTGCGTTCGGATTGGATGTATCCGACATCATCCTGCCCACCACGGGGGCGACCAACGATTCCGCCGGACTGCAAGAGGCCATCGCGTTTGAACAGGCCATCCAACTGGTGCGGATCAAGGAAAAACTGGAACGGATGCAAAACCGTCTGCCGGATGCCAAGGGGCTGGAGGTGATGGCGGTGGAAGAGGGCTTTTTGATCCGGTTGAGCCGGAGTACCCTCTTTGCCGATGGCTCCGTGACCCTGCGGCCCGAGGTGGTCCCTTTGCTGAAGGAAATGGCTCAGATGTACGCCCGGCTTCCCAACGTCATTCGCATCGACAGCCATGGGGGGGAGTCCAAACCGTCTTCTTCCGGTGGAGGCATGAACAGTGTCTGGGCCACCAGTGCCGCCGAGGCCGCCACCTTGGCCGATTTCATGGTGACCGTGGGGGGGCTGGATGTGGCGCGCCTGATTCCTTCCGGACATCCCGCGCCCCGGGCCGGTGGTCCAGGTCAGGAGGGAAAGGGCCGTGGGGTGGGAATCGAAATCCTGTTGACCCGGGAAGTCCGCGCCGAAGTCAAACCTCCGTCGGGTCCGGCTGGAGTCTCGTCAGAGGCCGCCGCTCCGGGCGCCTCCAAGTAGGGAGCCTTGTTGATTGATCATGTCTCAATCCAACCCCGCTTCAGGTCAGCAGCGTCAATTCGTCCGGGTGGATGATTCCCTTCCCTTGGCTTGGCGGCGCATCGAGGAGTCCCGTTTTCGGGAAATTCTGGCCTATTTCGAGAAACATCGGGTGTTTCCGCAAAAAGGCAATGATGTGCATCAGGTGATCACCTCTTTGGATGTCACCGATTCCCTGCGCAAAATGGAACAGAGCGATCCTCTGCTGGCCCGGGTGCTGAGTCGTTTGGATCAGAAACTCAATTTGTTGCTGCGGCTGTTTCATCCCGGCGAGTCGGATCGTCCCATGGTCATCACGCCGGTCAATCTGAGCGGGGGTGGGGTCTCTTTTCTGGAAAAGGATCCGGGGCTGTCCAAAGGGGAGATCCTGGAAATCCGGCTGGCCCTCTCCGTGGACGCCTTGACGGTGATCGAGTGCTTCGGCAGGGTGATGGTGGTCTCTGAAAATGCCCAGGATGGCCTGACCCGTGTGGCCTGTCGTTTTGAACCGATTCTGGATCCGGACCGGGAACGGCTGATTCAATACATTTTCTGGCGCCAATCCGAATTGTTGCGGGCCAAGAGCGGTTATTAGACCGGTCGGAATCGACATGGGGAGAGTGGCATGACCGGGAATGCGACGGCAATGGGCTCCAGTGTGATCGAGGTTCCATTGTGGTGGCGAAAGCTCAATGCCGTGGAAATCGAAGCCGTGGTGCGGGCCAGGCGGGGCAAACATCTCTCTCCGGTGCTGCAACCGGGGCTGGGCCATGAGGTTCGTACCCTGTTGGACGCGGAGCAGGCGCGAGATTCCGATG
Proteins encoded:
- the mtnA gene encoding S-methyl-5-thioribose-1-phosphate isomerase, translated to MTVFDVAVWKNGKVRMLDQRRLPSDEIYHDYGSAAEVAEAIRDMVVRGAPAIGCAAAFGVAVEAFRLAREGIPDSWSQAMDPAMRQLRAARPTAVNLAWALDRLQPLLAGEPEGVPERLLAEAEAIHREDIASCRAMGAAGAAILPIPAGGRPLAIMTHCNAGALATAGYGTALGVIRAARDRFGSVMVYATETRPYLQGARLTAWELLHDGFDVTLMTDSMAGHAMSRGLVDVVVVGADRVAANGDVANKIGTYAHAVLAKRHGIPFLVACPLSTIDLNTPTGAHIPIEERSEEEVTHFSGQRVAPNGVRVFNPAFDVTPAELIAALITEKGVVRAPDVAGIRGLFGS
- a CDS encoding MotA/TolQ/ExbB proton channel family protein — its product is MDFATIIGFAFGLALMFGAILMGGQLGMFVDIPSILIVFGGTMATLFIRHRMSEVFGAFGILMKAFLVKSHDINQIISQIVEMSHIARKDGILALEKIKSPDEFLQKAINHCVDGADPAFLEKVLAKELSYQRDRHRNGVGIFEGIAEAAPAFGLLGTLIGLVQMLVHMDDPTTIGPGLAMALISTFYGIFIANLVALPISYKLTAYSKEEQMVRQVIIDGMIGIQKGVNPRMLLESLIAVLPPTARDLK
- a CDS encoding PilZ domain-containing protein gives rise to the protein MSQSNPASGQQRQFVRVDDSLPLAWRRIEESRFREILAYFEKHRVFPQKGNDVHQVITSLDVTDSLRKMEQSDPLLARVLSRLDQKLNLLLRLFHPGESDRPMVITPVNLSGGGVSFLEKDPGLSKGEILEIRLALSVDALTVIECFGRVMVVSENAQDGLTRVACRFEPILDPDRERLIQYIFWRQSELLRAKSGY